The Blastopirellula retiformator genome includes a region encoding these proteins:
- a CDS encoding FmdB family zinc ribbon protein, which translates to MPTYEYECDACQHQFEEFQNLSDDPLTKCPKCKKKKLRRLFSTGGGLIFKGSGFYITDYRSDSYKKGASGDSSSSSSSSTESKSSDSKSSSKSTSKSKNSSKSKD; encoded by the coding sequence ATGCCGACCTACGAATACGAATGCGACGCTTGCCAACATCAATTTGAGGAGTTTCAAAACCTCAGCGACGATCCGTTGACGAAATGCCCAAAGTGCAAGAAGAAGAAACTGCGCCGGTTGTTCAGCACCGGCGGCGGGTTGATCTTTAAGGGCTCGGGCTTCTACATCACCGACTACCGTAGCGACTCGTACAAGAAGGGCGCCAGCGGCGATTCGAGCAGCAGTTCGTCGTCATCGACCGAGTCGAAGAGTAGCGACTCGAAGAGTTCGAGCAAGAGCACGTCGAAGTCGAAGAACTCCTCCAAGTCGAAAGACTAG
- the grpE gene encoding nucleotide exchange factor GrpE yields MSNENPSPEEQPLDVTSEATSDSASAVDEALAQDTLDSETNKLREDLAGAERRILLAQADMENLRKRMRREMDESVKYADVPLISDLLPVIDNLTRAIESAGESPEAAGIVTGVKMVAQNMLDVLAKRGCKAIDALGQPFDPNLHDAILQQPSGDVPAGHVLMVTQTGYQLHDRVIRPAQVIVSTGGPAAAADGESS; encoded by the coding sequence GTGTCGAATGAAAACCCTTCTCCGGAAGAACAACCGCTAGACGTCACCAGCGAAGCGACTTCGGATTCTGCGAGCGCCGTCGATGAAGCGCTGGCCCAGGACACGCTCGATAGCGAAACGAACAAACTGCGCGAAGACTTGGCGGGCGCCGAACGCCGCATCCTGTTGGCTCAGGCCGACATGGAGAATCTCCGCAAGCGGATGCGCCGCGAAATGGACGAGTCGGTCAAATACGCCGACGTCCCGCTGATCTCGGACCTGCTGCCGGTGATCGACAACCTGACCCGGGCGATCGAATCGGCCGGCGAATCGCCGGAAGCGGCCGGCATCGTCACCGGGGTGAAGATGGTCGCGCAAAACATGCTGGACGTCCTCGCCAAGCGAGGCTGCAAGGCGATTGATGCGCTGGGGCAACCGTTTGATCCGAACTTGCACGACGCCATTTTGCAGCAACCCAGCGGCGACGTTCCGGCGGGGCACGTCTTGATGGTCACCCAAACCGGGTACCAACTGCATGACCGCGTTATTCGCCCCGCTCAAGTGATTGTCTCGACCGGCGGCCCCGCAGCGGCGGCTGATGGAGAGAGTTCCTAA
- the dnaJ gene encoding molecular chaperone DnaJ, translating to MAVKADYYEVLGVTRTASGDEIAKAYRKLAIKYHPDSNPDDENAMLKFKQAAEAYEVLNDPDKRNRYDQYGHAGVDGQQRQYSDAEDIFEAFGDIFGGGIFGDIFGSGRGRSRGGRRVSKGADIKVQVTLDLEEAARGVEKTVLFDRRETCETCQGSGAAAGSQPERCGRCGGHGQVVQQAGILRVQTTCPSCNGAGVKITDPCRSCRGQGYQSRRVELDVNIPAGVDDQMRVRLTGEGQPSPNGGPAGDCYCFISLRRHKLFERDGEHLILKMPISYTQAALGAEIEVPTLVDGAHLLNVPKGTQSGEVFKVRGQGMPDPHGRGKGDMYVQTYIEVPKKLEQRQEELLRELAELEHTNVSPHRKSFLESIRDYLFSSGDDENDAVKEK from the coding sequence ATGGCCGTAAAAGCCGACTATTACGAAGTTCTCGGCGTCACGCGGACGGCGAGTGGAGACGAAATCGCCAAGGCGTATCGCAAGCTGGCGATCAAATACCATCCCGACAGCAATCCCGACGACGAAAACGCCATGCTGAAATTCAAGCAGGCGGCCGAAGCGTACGAGGTGCTGAACGATCCCGACAAGCGGAATCGGTATGACCAATATGGGCATGCCGGGGTCGACGGGCAGCAACGTCAGTATTCCGACGCAGAGGATATCTTCGAAGCGTTCGGCGATATCTTTGGCGGGGGGATCTTTGGCGATATCTTCGGCAGTGGACGGGGACGTTCGCGGGGTGGTCGTCGCGTCAGCAAAGGCGCGGATATCAAAGTTCAAGTCACGCTCGACTTGGAGGAAGCGGCCCGCGGCGTCGAGAAAACCGTTTTGTTCGATCGTCGCGAGACCTGCGAAACCTGCCAGGGAAGCGGCGCTGCGGCTGGTTCGCAGCCCGAACGCTGCGGTCGCTGCGGCGGTCATGGTCAGGTAGTCCAGCAAGCGGGCATTCTCCGCGTGCAAACGACTTGCCCGTCTTGTAACGGCGCCGGGGTCAAAATTACCGATCCCTGCCGCAGTTGCCGTGGTCAAGGTTATCAGAGCCGTCGCGTCGAATTGGACGTCAACATCCCGGCCGGCGTCGACGACCAGATGCGGGTTCGTCTGACCGGCGAAGGGCAACCGAGCCCCAATGGCGGTCCGGCAGGCGATTGCTACTGCTTTATTTCGCTACGGCGGCACAAGCTGTTCGAGCGCGATGGCGAGCATCTGATTCTAAAAATGCCGATCAGCTACACCCAGGCTGCGCTGGGCGCCGAGATTGAGGTTCCCACGCTGGTCGATGGCGCCCATCTGCTGAACGTGCCGAAAGGGACGCAGTCGGGCGAGGTCTTCAAGGTCCGCGGACAAGGAATGCCCGATCCGCATGGCCGCGGCAAAGGGGACATGTACGTGCAAACGTACATCGAAGTGCCGAAGAAATTGGAACAGCGCCAGGAAGAGTTGTTGCGCGAGCTGGCCGAGTTGGAACACACCAACGTCAGCCCGCACCGCAAGTCGTTCCTGGAATCGATTCGTGATTACTTGTTCTCCTCCGGCGACGATGAAAACGACGCCGTGAAGGAAAAATAG
- the groL gene encoding chaperonin GroEL (60 kDa chaperone family; promotes refolding of misfolded polypeptides especially under stressful conditions; forms two stacked rings of heptamers to form a barrel-shaped 14mer; ends can be capped by GroES; misfolded proteins enter the barrel where they are refolded when GroES binds), with protein sequence MAKQLLFDDHARSKMLKGIDKLASAVAVTMGPTGRNVIINKSFGGPTVTKDGVTVSKEIELEDRFENMGAKLVNEVASKTSDVAGDGTTTATVLARAIFKEGIRNIVAGSNPSAIRRGIEKAVAAAEAQLLANAKPVKGKEEVAHVGAISANNDHTIGDLLAEALYRVGKDGVITVEEGKTRETTVDYVEGMQFDKGYVSPYFISNPAEMDCELENALILLFEKKISNIRDLVPVLEQVSGTGKPLLIVAEDVDGEALTALVVNKLRGVLNVCAVKAPGFGDRRKAMLADMAVLTGATVISEDLGISLDKVQLGQLGKAKRITVTKDNTTIVQGGGDKSALEQRIGQLKKQIEETESEYDKEKYQERLAKLAGGVAVIAVGAETEAEMKQTKARVEDALHATRAALEEGILPGGGVALVRCKEAVEKARSAAKGDEKIGVDIILNCLAAPMKQIADNAGIDGAVVVDEVLQKSANTGYDANSGQYCDMLKAGIIDPAKVVRTALSNAASIAGLLLTTEAMVTNFDKEDKDTRVEGVIR encoded by the coding sequence GTGGCGAAACAACTGCTTTTCGACGATCATGCCCGCAGCAAAATGCTCAAGGGGATCGACAAGCTGGCCAGCGCGGTTGCGGTGACGATGGGACCGACCGGTCGAAACGTCATCATCAACAAGTCGTTCGGCGGCCCGACCGTAACCAAAGACGGCGTGACCGTCTCGAAAGAAATCGAACTCGAAGATCGTTTCGAGAACATGGGCGCCAAGCTGGTGAACGAAGTCGCCAGCAAGACGTCGGACGTCGCTGGCGACGGTACGACCACGGCGACCGTTCTGGCGCGTGCGATCTTCAAAGAAGGTATCCGCAACATCGTCGCCGGCAGCAACCCGTCGGCGATCCGTCGCGGTATCGAGAAGGCGGTCGCGGCGGCCGAAGCCCAACTGTTGGCCAACGCCAAGCCGGTTAAGGGTAAGGAAGAAGTCGCCCACGTCGGCGCCATCAGCGCCAACAACGATCACACGATCGGCGATCTGCTGGCCGAAGCGCTGTACCGCGTCGGCAAAGACGGCGTCATCACCGTCGAAGAAGGCAAGACCCGCGAAACGACCGTCGACTATGTCGAAGGGATGCAGTTCGACAAGGGTTACGTCTCGCCCTACTTCATCTCGAATCCGGCCGAAATGGATTGCGAGTTGGAAAACGCGTTGATCCTGCTGTTCGAGAAGAAGATCAGCAACATCCGCGATCTGGTTCCGGTCCTGGAGCAGGTCAGCGGAACCGGCAAGCCGCTGTTGATCGTCGCCGAAGACGTCGATGGCGAAGCCCTGACCGCCCTGGTCGTCAACAAGCTTCGCGGCGTGCTGAACGTCTGTGCCGTCAAGGCGCCGGGCTTCGGCGATCGTCGCAAGGCGATGCTGGCCGACATGGCGGTCCTGACCGGCGCCACCGTCATCAGCGAAGACCTGGGCATTTCGCTCGACAAGGTTCAGCTGGGTCAGCTTGGTAAGGCCAAGCGGATCACCGTGACCAAGGACAACACCACGATCGTCCAAGGTGGCGGCGACAAGTCGGCGCTGGAGCAACGCATCGGTCAGCTGAAGAAGCAGATCGAAGAAACCGAAAGCGAATACGACAAAGAGAAGTATCAGGAACGCTTGGCGAAGCTGGCCGGTGGGGTCGCCGTGATTGCGGTTGGCGCCGAAACCGAAGCCGAAATGAAGCAGACCAAGGCGCGCGTCGAAGACGCCCTGCATGCGACTCGCGCGGCCCTGGAAGAAGGCATTCTGCCGGGCGGCGGCGTCGCTTTGGTTCGCTGCAAAGAAGCGGTCGAAAAGGCTCGCTCGGCGGCCAAGGGTGACGAGAAGATCGGGGTCGATATCATCCTGAACTGTCTCGCCGCTCCGATGAAGCAGATCGCCGACAACGCCGGCATCGACGGCGCGGTCGTCGTCGACGAAGTTCTGCAGAAGAGCGCCAACACTGGTTATGACGCCAACAGCGGTCAGTACTGCGACATGCTGAAGGCGGGCATCATCGATCCGGCCAAGGTGGTTCGCACCGCTCTGTCGAACGCCGCGAGCATCGCTGGTCTGTTGTTGACCACCGAAGCGATGGTGACCAACTTCGATAAGGAAGATAAGGATACTCGCGTCGAAGGCGTCATTCGCTAA
- a CDS encoding co-chaperone GroES has product MAKKLKIRTLDDRVVVQPLDAEETTAGGIVLPGSAQEKPQRGTVLAVGPGKLLDSGARAELSITIGDEVIYGKYGGSDIEIDGEEYKILRESEILAKVVND; this is encoded by the coding sequence ATGGCCAAGAAACTGAAGATTCGCACGTTGGATGACCGCGTCGTCGTGCAGCCGCTGGACGCCGAAGAAACGACCGCTGGCGGCATCGTGCTGCCCGGTTCGGCTCAGGAAAAGCCGCAACGCGGCACCGTGTTGGCGGTTGGTCCGGGCAAGTTGCTCGATAGCGGCGCCCGCGCCGAACTGTCGATCACGATCGGCGACGAAGTGATCTACGGCAAGTACGGCGGCAGCGACATCGAAATTGACGGTGAGGAATACAAGATCCTCCGCGAGAGCGAAATTCTCGCCAAGGTGGTCAACGACTAG